In the genome of Candida dubliniensis CD36 chromosome 3, complete sequence, the window TCAAGTTTATGTATCCAAGTTGGAGTCTGGTTTAATTAGATCagtaaaagaattgaaaggCTTCACAAAAGTTAATTTACAACCAGGTGAAACCAAATCTGCTGAgttgaaattgatcatCAAAGATTCTGTTTCGTTTTTCGATGAAATATCCTAATCAATGGTCGGTACAACTGGGAAAATACAAAGTTCATATTAGAAATAGTAGTGATAATACACCATTGATGGAGACTTTTACCATCGATAAATCATATTTCTGGTCTGGACTCTAACTTAGTAATGTACTTGTTtgcttgtttgtttatatgtatgtatttAAAAGTTTCTATAAATTGACTGAGGAATAACGATGAATTGGGAACAAAACGAAATGTAATAAACCCATATTCATGTTTTATGCAATAACAAaggaaagaagaagaaaaaaaaaaaaaagaatgttgaatttcatttattggTACCTTTCCCATTCCTTTGGTTTTTCCAAACccattttttcaaaatactTTTTACCACAAGAATAACCTCTGAAAGTAAAATCATTATCTGGATTACAATGACATTTATGCTCGTATCTAAATTGAGGGTTCAATGGACATTGAGTGTAAACACTGTGTTTATAACCCACATCTTcgaaataatgaattttatCTTTTGGTAAAAACAATGCTGCAGCAATAGAATGGATTGGAGCATCACCCCAACGCTCATAGAAAAATCCACCAGTTTTAtctaaataatcaaaatatttccTATAAGCTTCACCTCtccaaaaattcaaattagcaatttcaaaatttgacCAAAAATGACATAAATTATACAGTTCACCTTTATCATCACTGATAAAATCcataaaattgttttctgCTATGTATTGTGGGTTTTCCTTAATGaatttctttgtttgatCCCACAATGTAGGAATAGTGGCTCTAAATTCATGAATGGAAATTGTAAATCCATaaactttattattatcttccatatatttgaataaatcatAATTCAAATCACAATGAATATCAATACTTGGTTCAACTCTCCAATACcaatcataatcatctaATAATGGATGTCTCCAGAAAAACCCACTCTCAAATCGACACATGTGACGATAAGATTCACTATCTCcataaatgattttttgtaatttcaTGCTTTTCCGGGTTTCTTCTGCcttttttaaatcaatcCATTCAGGATATGACCAATGCTCTTTAGGAATCTTCCCATATTTGGTTTTACCAGAAACTATTGCTGTGGTTAAATCTTTAAATTCTTGTGTGAAATCGTCATCATTAAGAAATACCCAATCgtaattgaattttctaTTGAAACGATCTTCAACATTACGAATagatttgatcaaatcatACAATTCAGAATTACGGGCTAAAGTGACAAATGTGGCTTTGACTTTCTCTGACTTGACTGGATTTTTTGAGAAAGAATTTTCCTGttcttgtaaatttttGCCCTTGTTGGCATCTTCTTTGTCTTGGTGCGGTGAGGAGGATGGTACACCAGATTCAACTAGTTTTTGATCCTTACCGTTATCAACAACTAAATCTTgtggtttgttttttaattcatcagGAACCTTTACGATTTGCTCTTGACTTgcatgttgttgttgttctggGAATGATGATGGATTTGGTGGCTGTGGGATAGTTTCCAGTATTGGTTTGGTGGTGACATCATTAATGTTGGGCTCGGTCAGATAATTACTGTGAGTTAGAACGTAGATGGTGATGGTAGTTA includes:
- a CDS encoding alpha-1,2-mannosyltransferase, putative (Similar to S. cerevisiae KRE2); this encodes MKPSIFYSSRQPYLKYLAIILTTITIYVLTHSNYSTEPNINDVTTKPISETIPQPPNPSSFPEQQQHASQEQIVKVPDELKNKPQDLVVDNGKDQKLVESGVPSSSPHQDKEDANKGKNLQEQENSFSKNPVKSEKVKATFVTLARNSELYDLIKSIRNVEDRFNRKFNYDWVFLNDDDFTQEFKDLTTAIVSGKTKYGKIPKEHWSYPEWIDLKKAEETRKSMKLQKIIYGDSESYRHMCRFESGFFWRHPLLDDYDWYWRVEPSIDIHCDLNYDLFKYMEDNNKVYGFTISIHEFRATIPTLWDQTKKFIKENPQYIAENNFMDFISDDKGESYNLCHFWSNFEIANLNFWRGEAYRKYFDYLDKTGGFFYERWGDAPIHSIAAALFLPKDKIHYFEDVGYKHSVYTQCPLNPQFRYEHKCHCNPDNDFTFRGYSCGKKYFEKMGLEKPKEWERYQ